The Haliotis asinina isolate JCU_RB_2024 chromosome 2, JCU_Hal_asi_v2, whole genome shotgun sequence genomic interval CGTAATGGGAGGACACCACCTGCGAATAGCAGAAAGACCACGCTGATCCTGTCTACTCTATTTAACGAGGGAGAAGACATGTTGTTCTTGAAATGAGACAGAGCCTGAGTTTGAGTTAACTAgatttgtcacatttccttctcaaTGATACAGAGACAAGCCTCAGAAACAAAAGATTTCGATCATGAACTATATTGATCAGACTGGCTCTCTTGGTATGACTATAACGATGAAGTGTCAACAATACACAATGTCCACAATACAAGATGTACTATATAGCGTATTTTGTTTTCCTTAATGCCCGGAgtgtcgaacgccatagtgctATCGCCTAATTACCTTCGTATGTTatacaaaaaaacatcaaatttataAAATATCTGTTGTCCACATTCCGAGTGGACACCACTACAAGAGCTTATAATAATAGTCCATTTATCCTGCGCATTACACCACACACAATGCATGCTCGAGGCGCCCGAACAGTCTGATTATTATTAATACCCCgattaacccaagctgcctgtaaggcgctagaaggttagtggttacatgacttattccaTCGGGTACCCAAATTCTGCAGGGTAACGGAGGCAGTTTTGAACGAATGTTTAGAATGTAAATATCctttcaagcatttagttttttAGTTTAACGTTTTATGTCACGTTCGTCTTTGCTGGGGTCGGtttggtagccaagtggttaaagtgtttgcttctCGCgtcgaagaccagggtttgattcctcacatgggtacaatgtatgaaggcccatttctggtgctcttGGATTGTCTCCCACAAGAacgattatctacagacagcGTTCATGCATCGGGGATGTTCCAGAATGTAggaaccactcactcactcttccaggGCGCCTATTACAGGAAATACGGTATGTGGACACGTATACACAATGgcatttactgagaaagtgtcatTCCAAATACAACTAGTCAAGTATGTCGACTTCTGTTTGCGCCAGCTGCCACTGCTGTCTGTGATTGGTACCTTGACCTGCAAGAAAAACTTTCTGTGTGCAACATTCACTGTTATGTTTGTCAGTTTGGTCAGTAAAGCGACCCAGTAGGCTCCTCAAACATAAACACCGCTCAGGAAAATGAAAGTATAACAAGTTCTAATGAATAAGCACTTAGATGAAGTTGTCATCGGAAGACCATGAAGACGACACATTAAAATGagagtacaaaatattgtaatGAATTCACACTGTGATCCAGATACGAAACAGGAAAAGAGGAAAAGAGgattataaattataaataaagTATACacagcgagagagagagagagagagagagagagagagagagagagagagagagagagagacgcacgcacgcacgtacaacCTGCGCTGATCTGGAACACGGCCATGGGTTTCTGACAATGGACGCAAATCTGTTACGTCCAAACCCTTATTCATAGGATTCAGAAAAAAAAGTTTCCTATATTATAACATTGAAAATTAAGAATTAGAATGAAAAGACGCCCAGAGACTTTGTTTAATTTCAGTTATAATCTAgatttgccacatattctagacttgcatgggcgtTCATGGATATCTATTGGTTTCGGGCTCTTTATGGCAGACTAAGTATATCGATGTACACTGTTCAAAGTTCCAATAAGTCTGTTATCTGTGAATTATTGAATGTCCGATCGGGATTCACAGATCATGATCACAACGGTCTGATTGGAAAGTGTTATCCCTTCAGAATGAGAAATACGTTCACAACTGGAAGTTGTACACCGATGAACGTTGTTATTTCCCGATCATCGATTATCACCTACCTGTCAGGTCGGTTATCTGTCATAACATGGTCGAAACGCGTGGTCAAGAGGCGCGGTGTGGCGTTATGACCAAGAACGTTACATCATCCACCCACTATGTCCAACAGTGTTCCGTAGATTTATAGGCGGGAGTTTCAAGTCAGCACCAGCCTGGTAATGGTGCCGTCTTGAACATTTTGTTCCTCGTAGAAGACGTTTCGTGATGGCGTCTATCTCCTCTGCTGACTTCTTCTTCCTTACTGTCGTCGTTTGCTGTGAGTCGAACTTCTCTCTGCAGCGTCTGCGTCCGGAGTTAGACTGGCACGTGATGTTTTTCTGAAGTCTTGTGACGATGTCGTCGACGGCACTCTGGTCTACCTCTCTGAATGCTGGCGCTCTAGGGATGCCGATGTTCATATCGGGGTAGAAGTCGTAGTAGCGACGAGGGTACCGTTTCCAATTGGGTGTTGGGAGGTGCACGCGGGACACGTGCACATAGCGGTGGTGGTGAACAGGCCTTTTTCCGGTGTAGGAATACATATAACGAATGTTGTTTTCTAACGCGGCCTGGAATGAGGTGCTAAACGCTGCCATTTTGAAGCAACTGAGTCACAGCACACAACCCGAGCAGACACTGTTGTCTTGTATGACTAAATTGCACTTGGCAGTTTAAAAGTCAACACAATCCAAACGTCGTTTGCCAATTTGTACCCTTGTTGGCTCAGTAAGACAATCTATGGGATAGCTTATCGTTGGTTGCTGGGACACGTTGCTCTGAGCGATAACATATATAGGAGGGAAAGGATACGTGTTAAATGTGAGATTTGTGTTAAAAGAGAGCTAAATGTTAAAGGTGAGACATGTGTTAAAGGTGAGGAAAGTGTTAAAGGTGAGATGTTTGTTACAGTAAGATATGTGTTAAAGGccagtatgtgtatgtgtattagCGAGTGAGTTTGACAGCACTGAAGAGTATTTCAATGACGAGGACCTATCAGTGTGGTTTGGGATGAAAGCCCTGAGTTATGAATGAGTTAGATGTGTATATAGAAGATATCATATCACTGCCCATGTCTCTCGTGGCTAAATATCGGTGCATCCCTAGCCttcgctcgggaaataccatTATTTAGGCCCtcgtgttgtaaacatagtatgatatgGGCACGAATATAATATCCTCTGTGTATGAGAGGTTAagatactgagtgagtgaggtggtaTAGAGTGACGATTTTAACAACCGTTTCAGTTATATACTAAGTGAAACCAGTAattaagggaacacatgaaagcacaCGTGTTTCACTATTTACCACGTTTGTCTCACAGCATgtaaagaaacctggaaaaaatagaagaacacttgtgctttcatgttcTCCCTTTTATGTCTCCCCTCCGTATATCCTGACCCGTCATATTAAATGCGTGAcctgtacatttttcattgggGGAAGCTGGAAGAATTTGTCACTGGGAGAAACACGAAGAGTGGTCCTAGGGGGAAAACCGAAGAATTTAAGTAAGAAAACTGAGTTAACTAAATGTAAGAGAGAATTGGGTCATCCACTCACGAGGCATTATCGGGCCATCCACCCATACGTGATCACCGGTACATCCACCCAAAGAGATTACTGGGACACCCACTCCTGGAGTCAAACACCCAAGAGAGCACACGGTACACCACCCCATAAGAGATGACTGGGCCAGACACAATTGATCACTCGGTGCTCCGCTCTTGAGAGATCTGTCGCTCACACGCTGACAAGACACAAGGCCACCCACCCCATTAGACATCATTGTGCCACATTCCATGGAAGATCACTGCCCCACATTCCCTGAAAGATCACTGGCACACCCTCCAATGGAAGATCCCCGTCCCACCCTCCTGTGAAAGATCAATGGTCTAGTTTTCCCTGAAAGATCACTGAAGGATCACTGGTTCATTTTCCCCGAAGGATCACTGGTCAACCCTCCCATGAAAGATCACTGACCCATCCTTCAATGGAAGATCACTGGCCCACCCTCCCCTGAAAGATCCCTGTCCCTCCCTTCCCTGAAACATCACCGGCCCACATTCTCGTGGAAGATCACTGGCCCCTACCCCCATGGGAGATAACTGATCTAGCTTCCCCTGAAAGATCACTGGCCCACCTTCCTATGAAAGATCGCTGGCCCAGTTTTCCTTGAAGGATCACTCCCGTCCCCGAGATCACTAGCCCACCCTCCCACGAGAGTACACTGACTACACACTCACATCAGACAACCCGATGGTCTTATAGAGGTGCCTTGATGTTCCGAGATGACACAGTCTAAGTCAGGTTGTAAGCACGCGATCCACATTCAAGCCACTACACGTTTGTACAGACAagggactcgtgaaggtcccgggtagaataggccttcagcaacccatacttgccataaaaggcgactatgcttgtcgtaagaggcgactaacgggattgggtggtcaggctcgctgacttggttgacacatgtcatcagttctcaattgtgcaaatcgatgctcatgttgttgatcactggactgtctggtccacactcgattatttacagactgccaccttatagctggaatattgctgagtgcggtgtaagactgaactcactcactcacttgtagaAACCAGGCCGTCAGTTTATAACCTTGTCGCCATTGCCATGAAACGACGATTTGACGTCACAAGACACgaatacaaaatacatgtcaCTTCTTCCACCAACCTCCTCCAAATGTCAAAAAAtgataacacaaacaaaaaaaaagactgAATCAAGATCAGGAAAACCCAAGCAAACAACGTCCTTTCCTCTCCGAGTAGTGCGTTGCCATGCTTGTCTTACTTTCATTGCTGAAATAA includes:
- the LOC137273078 gene encoding uncharacterized protein, with translation MAAFSTSFQAALENNIRYMYSYTGKRPVHHHRYVHVSRVHLPTPNWKRYPRRYYDFYPDMNIGIPRAPAFREVDQSAVDDIVTRLQKNITCQSNSGRRRCREKFDSQQTTTVRKKKSAEEIDAITKRLLRGTKCSRRHHYQAGADLKLPPINLRNTVGHSGWMM